From a region of the Castor canadensis chromosome 7, mCasCan1.hap1v2, whole genome shotgun sequence genome:
- the Ttc34 gene encoding tetratricopeptide repeat protein 34 gives MSAQELVVCLCREGEKHLALGEPPLATAYYLAAFSCHAPSAVRSVQAALAEARGAPVVATLEAWCRGDSQIPAIHWDGMAVVSLTGTLASAFLGALCPDHPATVLHLLAGLLAHGRHEEVVQRCDALLDAHSQQTLELRLTRAMACVLSGKQMDDGLATYLEAFATSADRTVTFIRTHQQSHLPTLVSTLQDYILGHPEATDSAGQQEINCQRLLTALDPGGTWSDALSPEALLHRGRFEACVAACSRDLQSESTSSRPQGERLATLLVTRAAAAFFLGGRAWDVLRDLHAAFDESPSAARTQFQAVLSAGDQERVRAQALEAADLGFARFQEAVRHRPELREDTGRELLAPVTRALRVLLRVAPTGARPALGTRLAECLLLAGDVAGARALCERLLRPRRPGNPAGDRAPLLALRGFCALHAGDARRAREDFQAVVEQRSPHPVGCVRALCGRGLLRVLAGSAFLGALDYVTACRLRPEEALLATKALVPWNQRGLLLTVLREEGRRLLLRKRDPACAPGRRSKAKDTEGPAAQEGDAHGVYQLATLLMELDVDDEASRLLAADSLYRLGHLDDAHKSLLVALSRRPQAAPVLARLALLQLRRGFSYDANQLVKKVVQSGDTACLQSTLDVFCHEDKQLLRDHCHAQALSILRAQPSGVDSRARTREAIACLSLAIFAAGSEASKSLLARARCYGLLGQKKTALFDFNSVLRAEPGNVQALCGRALVYLALDQLQEAVGDIISALKLNPGTVVPEICSLKPEAQVPLTQGLYNHCQALLSQRLDTKSPLGDKDTQDLLAIGKALIKIDETQPSWHILLSDILMVLGHYDEAGIHLQKALHPTPLSEAAQARRGLLQLRKGDIPAAAQDLQCLAETDTQDLSFLLHLLEAQERQHLTQAAAQEASTLLDTGQPGQALGYCSLAVLAGGSSTCHLRLRATCLTQLQEFSRALRDLDCVLQESSGDSDLPRQAEDFCFRGRLLLNLGDEEGAAKAFTQALALSPSQAQGSLWKQPGRSPTALMILHLGQRYLEEQRYEEAWTAAQSGLLVDPKHGGLRKLKARTRREASSGCRLH, from the exons ATGTCGGCCCAGGAGCTGGTGGTCTGTCTCTGCCGGGAGGGGGAAAAGCACCTGGCCCTGGGGGAGCCACCCCTGGCCACTGCCTACTACCTGGCTGCTTTTAGCTGCCACGCCCCTTCAGCAGTGCGAAGCGTGCAAGCTGCCCTGGCTGAGGCTCGGGGGGCACCAGTGGTGGCCACCCTTGAGGCTTGGTGCCGTGGGGACAGTCAGATCCCCGCCATCCACTGGGATGGCATGGCAGTGGTCTCCCTGACTGGGACACTGGCCTCTGCCTTCCTCGGAGCCCTCTGCCCGGACCACCCTGCCACTGTCCTGCACTTGCTGGCTGGTCTGCTGGCCCATGGGCGCCACGAGGAAGTGGTGCAGCGCTGTGATGCCCTGCTAGACGCACACTCCCAGCAGACCCTGGAGCTGCGTCTGACCCGCGCCATGGCCTGTGTCCTGTCGGGGAAGCAAATGGATGATGGCCTGGCCACCTATCTCGAGGCTTTTGCCACCAGCGCAGACCGTACAGTAACCTTCATCCGCACCCACCAGCAATCCCACCTCCCCACATTGGTCAGCACCCTCCAGGACTACATCTTAGGGCACCCAGAGGCCACAGACAGCGCTGGCCAGCAGGAGATCAACTGCCAGAGACTTCTGACGGCCCTGGACCCCGGGGGCACCTGGAGTGATGCCCTGTCACCCGAAGCTCTGCTCCACAGGGGCAGGTTTGAGGCCTGCGTGGCAGCGTGCAGTCGGGACCTTCAGTCTGAGTCAACAAGCAGTCGACCCCAAG GTGAGCGCCTGGCCACCCTGCTGGTCACCCGCGCGGCCGCGGCCTTCTTCCTGGGTGGCCGGGCCTGGGACGTGCTGCGGGACCTGCACGCGGCCTTCGACGAGAGCCCGTCCGCGGCGCGGACGCAGTTCCAGGCCGTGCTCTCAGCCGGGGACCAGGAGCGCGTCCGTGCCCAGGCGCTGGAGGCCGCGGACCTGGGCTTCGCCCGCTTCCAGGAGGCTGTGCGGCACCGCCCAGAGCTCCGCGAGGACACGGGACGCGAGCTGCTGGCCCCGGTGACCCGCGCGCTCCGCGTCCTGCTCCGCGTGGCGCCGACTGGGGCGCGACCTGCGCTGGGCACCCGCCTGGCCGAGTGCCTGCTGCTGGCCGGGGACGTGGCGGGAGCTCGGGCGCTGTGCGAGCGCCTGCTGCGGCCCCGGCGTCCGGGAAACCCTGCGGGGGACCGCGCGCCCCTGCTGGCACTGCGCGGCTTCTGCGCGCTGCACGCGGGCGATGCGCGGCGCGCCCGGGAGGACTTCCAGGCGGTGGTGGAGCAGAGGTCGCCGCACCCCGTGGGCTGCGTGCGCGCGCTGTGCGGCCGCGGGCTGCTGCGGGTGCTGGCGGGCAGCGCGTTCCTGGGCGCGCTGGACTATGTCACCGCGTGCCGGCTGCGGCCCGAGGAGGCGCTGCTGGCCACCAAGGCCTTGGTGCCCTGGAACCAGCGGGGGCTGCTGCTGACCGTGCTGCGGGAGGAGGGTCGCAGGCTGCTGCTGCGCAAGCGGGACCCTGCGTGCGCTCCCGGCCGCCGGAGCAAGGCCAAGGATACCGAAGGCCCCGCCGCGCAGGAAGG GGACGCCCACGGTGTGTACCAGCTGGCCACACTGCTGATGGAGCTGGACGTGGACGACGAGGCCTCGCGCCTCCTGGCAGCTGACTCCCTGTACCGCCTAGGCCACCTGGATGATGCCCACAAGTCCCTGCTGGTGGCCCTCTCCCGGAGGCCCCAAGCAGCACCTGTGCTGGCACGGCTGGCCCTGCTGCAGCTTCGGAGGGGCTTCTCCTATGACGCCAACCAG CTGGTGAAGAAAGTGGTCCAGTCTGGGGACACAGCCTGCCTCCAATCCACCCTGGATGTCTTCTGCCATGAGGACAAGCAGCTCCTGAGAGATCACTGCCACGCACAGGCCCTAAGCATCCTGAGGGCACAGCCCAGCGGGGTGGACAGCAGGGCCCGCACCAGGGAAGCCATTGCCTGCCTATCTCTGGCCATCTTTGCTGCAG GGAGCGAGGCCAGCAAGTCCCTGCTCGCCCGAGCCCGCTGCTATGGGCTCCTTGGTCAGAAGAAGACCGCCTTGTTCGACTTCAACTCTGTGCTGCGAGCCGAGCCAGGAAACGTGCAGGCTCTGTGTGGACGGGCCCTTGTGTACCTGGCCCTGGACCAGCTTCAG GAAGCTGTGGGTGACATCATCTCTGCTCTGAAGCTCAACCCTGGTACCGTGGTCCCTGAGATATGCTCTCTGAAGCCAGAAGCCCAGGTTCCTCTCACCCAGGGCCTCTACAACCACTGCCAGGCCCTCCTGAGCCAGCGGCTGGACACCAAGTCACCCCTTGGGGACAAGGATACCCAGGACCTCCTTGCCATCGGGAAAGCACTGATCAAAATCGACGAGACCCAGCCAAGCTGGCACATCCTCCTCTCAGACATCTTGATGGTACTGG GCCATTATGATGAGGCTGGCATCCACCTACAAAAAGCCCTGCACCCCACCCCACTATCAGAGGCAGCCCAGGCCCGGCGGGGCCTGCTGCAGCTCAGGAAGGGAGACATACCAGCTGCTGCCCAGGACCTACAGTGCCTGGCAGAGACAGACACCCAAGACCTCAGCTTCCTGCTGCATCTCCTGGAAGCCCAGGAACGACAGCACCTCACTCAG GCCGCAGCACAAGAAGCCAGCACCCTCCTGGACACAGGACAACCTGGCCAGGCCCTGGGCTACTGCTCGTTGGCTGTCCTGGCCGGTGGCAGCAGCACCTGTCACCTGCGCCTACGGGCCACCTGCCTGACCCAGCTGCAGGAGTTTAGCAGGGCACTCAGGGACCTGGACTGTGTGCTCCAGGAGAGTTCAGGGGACAGTGACCTGCCGAGGCAAGCAGAGGACTTCTGCTTCAGGGGCCGCCTGCTGCTGAACCTGGGAGATGAGGAGGGGGCCGCAAAGGCCTTTACCCAGGCCCTGGCATTGTCACCCTCCCAGGCCCAGGGCAGCTTGTGGAAGCAGCCGGGCAGGTCCCCCACAGCCCTTATGATCCTGCATCTCGGGCAGCGCTATCTGGAGGAGCAACGCTATGAAGAGGCCTGGACAGCAGCCCAGAGTGGCCTCCTGGTGGACCCCAAGCATGGTGGGCTCAGGAAGCTGAAGGCGAGAACCCGGAGGGAGGCATCCTCAGGCTGTCGGTTGCACTGA